A stretch of the Paenibacillus dendritiformis genome encodes the following:
- a CDS encoding ferritin-like domain-containing protein, translating to MYSPYSPNSPYYDVYREYSPIHAPVPAGLEPSCAQEALELIKGAVQGEREDELFYQYLISVASSREEQEIIASIRDDERKHNRMFRQIYRDFTGRELESGGGAPFARPGSYTEGLKQALFGELRAVEKYRKIRRCLTHGRYRDMLFEIITDELKHSAKYNYLFTLNSR from the coding sequence ATGTACAGCCCGTATAGCCCGAACAGCCCGTATTATGATGTGTATCGCGAGTATTCACCGATCCATGCTCCCGTGCCGGCGGGATTAGAACCTTCCTGCGCGCAAGAGGCGCTGGAGCTGATCAAGGGAGCGGTTCAGGGGGAGAGGGAGGATGAGCTGTTCTATCAATACCTCATTTCTGTCGCCTCATCGCGGGAGGAGCAAGAGATCATCGCTTCGATCCGGGATGACGAGCGGAAGCATAACCGCATGTTCCGTCAGATTTACCGCGACTTCACGGGGCGGGAGTTGGAGAGTGGAGGCGGCGCGCCGTTCGCAAGGCCGGGGTCGTATACGGAAGGACTGAAGCAAGCTTTGTTCGGCGAGCTGAGAGCAGTCGAGAAATATCGCAAGATTCGGCGCTGTCTGACGCATGGCAGATATAGAGATATGCTGTTCGAGATTATTACGGACGAGTTGAAGCATTCTGCGAAGTACAATTATTTGTTCACCCTCAATTCCAGGTGA
- a CDS encoding TrmB family transcriptional regulator: MEEVFKELQKLGFSPYECKAYIGLLKVHPVTGYEISKRSGVPRSMIYEVLGKLMDKGAVHLVPSDPVKYSPVPSGELIDRLRNQFEQSFSFLEQKLPLLQRERDMDVIWHIRSDELVLKEMADMIGRAEDELWLSVWEPQVPVIQEAVNAHLREGVQVFSVLFGAPEARIGTTFHHDYMPPEVVKDRAGGRLTIVSRDGEEVLIANFSGDAASWAVRTHDPVLVLVATEYIRHDIMIEEITAVFGPEKLDALWRNEPALYHVVTGQRYEAQERTEEDR; the protein is encoded by the coding sequence ATGGAAGAGGTATTCAAGGAGCTGCAGAAGCTCGGTTTTTCTCCGTATGAATGCAAAGCTTATATCGGGCTGTTGAAGGTTCACCCGGTTACGGGCTATGAGATCAGCAAGCGATCCGGCGTGCCCCGCTCGATGATATACGAGGTGCTGGGGAAATTGATGGACAAGGGGGCCGTTCATCTCGTGCCTTCCGATCCGGTCAAATATTCGCCGGTCCCTTCGGGTGAACTGATCGACCGGCTGCGGAACCAATTTGAGCAATCTTTTTCATTTTTGGAGCAAAAGCTGCCGCTGCTGCAGCGGGAGCGCGACATGGATGTCATCTGGCATATCCGCAGCGATGAGCTGGTGCTGAAGGAGATGGCCGACATGATCGGGAGGGCGGAGGACGAGCTGTGGCTATCCGTCTGGGAGCCGCAGGTCCCCGTTATCCAGGAAGCGGTGAATGCGCATCTGCGGGAGGGAGTCCAGGTGTTTTCCGTACTCTTCGGAGCGCCGGAAGCCCGCATCGGGACGACCTTTCATCACGATTATATGCCGCCGGAAGTGGTCAAGGATCGGGCAGGAGGGCGCTTGACCATCGTCTCTCGCGACGGTGAAGAGGTGCTCATCGCGAATTTCTCCGGCGACGCCGCCTCCTGGGCGGTCCGGACGCATGATCCGGTGCTTGTCTTGGTGGCGACCGAATACATCCGGCATGACATCATGATTGAAGAGATCACGGCCGTCTTCGGCCCGGAGAAGCTGGATGCGCTGTGGCGGAATGAACCAGCGCTATATCATGTCGTTACCGGACAA
- a CDS encoding DUF1836 domain-containing protein produces the protein MESFTLTRKEMSSLLLSLQGTRRPSPLAILQAAWSHSHGNAGAADSMQAILSLDMPHIIKKLIQGQPFAGFSLQEIADLGHLIEHSNISITSIQNWVKRDFKELFASLKEGRKYSVNQAALMFMIDDLKCTLDFVSIRTLFESLFRDRHTGIDPIQIYHAYAGMFEELDANNDQLFDVAGHASAAGAPDALLEQIVKTTADRKAQGWTLSGACRKAVSNCLVIAVLSVQASYLQDIAKRYYTANVFLPFET, from the coding sequence ATGGAGTCTTTCACGCTGACCCGCAAAGAAATGTCGTCTCTGTTGCTCTCGCTGCAAGGGACGCGGCGCCCGTCGCCGTTGGCCATTCTCCAGGCCGCATGGTCGCATAGCCACGGCAATGCGGGAGCGGCGGATTCGATGCAGGCGATTCTGTCGCTGGATATGCCGCATATCATCAAGAAATTGATTCAGGGCCAGCCGTTTGCCGGCTTCTCGCTGCAGGAAATCGCGGATCTGGGCCATTTGATAGAGCATTCGAACATCTCCATTACATCGATTCAAAATTGGGTAAAGCGCGATTTCAAGGAGCTGTTCGCGAGCCTGAAGGAGGGGCGCAAATACTCGGTGAATCAAGCGGCGCTCATGTTCATGATCGACGATCTGAAGTGCACGCTTGATTTCGTCTCGATTCGCACCCTGTTCGAATCCCTGTTCCGCGATCGGCACACAGGGATTGATCCGATTCAGATCTATCATGCTTATGCCGGCATGTTCGAGGAATTGGATGCGAACAATGACCAGTTATTCGATGTGGCCGGACATGCTTCGGCCGCGGGCGCGCCGGATGCGCTGCTGGAGCAGATCGTCAAGACGACGGCCGACCGCAAGGCCCAAGGATGGACGCTGTCCGGCGCCTGCCGGAAGGCAGTCAGCAACTGCCTGGTCATCGCGGTTCTGTCCGTCCAGGCCTCCTACTTGCAGGATATCGCGAAGCGGTACTATACCGCCAACGTGTTCCTGCCATTCGAAACGTAA